A genome region from Erigeron canadensis isolate Cc75 chromosome 3, C_canadensis_v1, whole genome shotgun sequence includes the following:
- the LOC122591603 gene encoding uncharacterized protein LOC122591603, translating to MAYRRNMTLEEAHNARRDRQIEDLQETLGRVVNLLEDGGLRFNRERVVGERDDESPDPSDRSDSIHRSSSDSDDGSNQSRRRHRRHKDDTKDIKIDPPDFIGSSYPEDYFEWVQVMDRIMEIKGYDDKKRKSRIKTWSKLKEVMQKRFVPQSYKQDQYLQMNNLKQGSKEVVEYIREFEQLKTRTGVKEAEEHTIARFLGGLNASITEKIELQPIWTYEGACKLALKIEKQLKKKVQYKPFTKTSSSSSQPVLKPSTTGQQSFRGKEKEAGGFKELVGRKCFLSVMGLVTSRNNIDTEESEQVYDDDESEETYVGADIGDMLVVRRVMHANEVVTDAAQRENIFHSRCTVKGKVCDLIIGGGSYANAASTYMVEKLELPTVKHPRPYKLQWLSEGSESVLEKRSSLEFTDVFLEDLPEGLPPVKGIEHQIDLVPGSVLPNKAAYRCSPTKAKELQRQVDELVAKGYVRASMSPCSVPALLVPKKDDSMRMFIKNFSTVVAPITDCLKKGVFDWPSSAQLAFESLKEKLRSAPVLSLPDFDQLFELKCDASGVGIGAILVQAGRPVAYFSEKLNGSKLKYSTYDIEFYAIIRAITHWSHYLKPKQFVLLSDHEALKFINGQHKLNARHPKWVEFLQSYSFVSKHKAGVANVVVDALSKRYSFLSILEARDLGFSFINELGSIHDLLIREAHGGGLAGHFGINKTGEILTEHFYWPRLLKNVLNIISRCPTCHQAKATFHKGLYTPLLVPSQPWEDLSMDFIVALPRTQRGKDSIMVVVDRFSKMVHFVPCNTTNDASAVANFFIKEIVRLHGIPKTIVSDRDVKFLSYFWKTLWRLMGTRLMFSTSHHPQTDGQTEVTNKTIGMLLRTLVKKTLKDWDLKLAHAEFAFNRAPNYYTKKSPFEFVMESIL from the exons ATGGCttatagaagaaatatgaccttagaagaagctcataatgcTAGGAGAGATAGGCAGATTGAAGATCTACAAGAAACACTTGGTAGGGTTGTTAATCTGttagaagatggtggtttaagGTTCAATAGGGAACGTGTTGTAGGTGAAAGGGATGATGAATCTCCAGATCCTAGTGATAGATCTGATAGTATTCATAGATCCTctagtgattctgatgatggGTCTAATCAGTCTAGAAGAAGGCATAGGAGACATAAGGATGATACTAAAGATATTAAAATAGATCCACCAGATTTTATTGGTTCTTCATATCCTGAAGATTATTTTGAATGGGTTCAGGTGATGGATAGAATAATGGAGATAAAAGGGtatgatgataagaaaa GGAAAAGCAGAATCAAGACCTGGTCCAAACTGAAGGAAGTTATGCAGAAGAGATTTGTTCCTCAGTCGTACAAGCAAGATCAATATCTTCAGATGAACAATCTGAAGCAAGGCTCAAAAGAAGTTGTGGAGTATATCAGGGAATTCGAGCAACTGAAGACTCGAACTGGTGTGAAAGAAGCTGAAGAACATACTATTGCCAGATTCCTTGGTGGGTTAAATGCATCTATTACTGAGAAGATAGAATTGCAGCCCATCTGGACATATGAAGGTGCTTGCAAATTGGCTCTCAAAATTGAGAAACAACTGAAGAAGAAAGTCCAGTACAAGCCTTTTACTAAGACTTCTTCCAGTTCTAGTCAACCAGTTTTGAAGCCCAGTACAACTGGTCAACAGTCCTTCAGAGGCAAAGAAAAGGAAGCTGGAGGATTCAAGGAGCTAGTTGGAAGAAAATGCTTTTTAAGTGTCATGGGTTTGGTCACTTCCAGGAACA ATATTGACACTGAAGAAAGTGAACAagtgtatgatgatgatgaaagtgaagaaacaTATGTTGGTGCTGATATTGGAGACATGTTGGTCGTGAGAAGAGTGATGCATGCGAATGAAGTTGTAACTGATGCCGCCCAGAGGGAGAATATTTTCCATTCCAGATGTACTGTTAAAGGCAAGGTGTGTGATCTGATCATCGGTGGTGGGAGTTATGCTAATGCTGCTTCTACTTACATGGTAGAGAAACTAGAGTTGCCAACTGTAAAGCATCCTCGTCCATACAAGTTGCAATGGCTAAGTGAAGGATCTGAG AGCGTACTGGAGAAAAGGAGCTCACTGGAATTCACTGATGTTTTTCTAGAAGACCTACCTGAGGGTTTGCCGCCAGTAAAAGGTATTGAACACCAGATTGACCTAGTTCCAGGATCAGTTCTTCCAAACAAAGCTGCTTACAGATGTTCACCAACTAAAGCAAAAGAATTGCAAAGACAAGTAGATGAGTTGGTTGCCAAAGGTTATGTGAGAGCTAGTATGAGTCCTTGCTCAGTTCCAGCTCTCCTGGTTCCAAAGAAAGATGATTCGATGAGAAT GTTTATCAAGAATTTCTCTACAGTAGTGGCTCCAATCACTGACTGTCTGAAGAAAGGCGTATTTGACTGGCCAAGTTCAGCCCAGTTAGCATTTGAATCACTGAAGGAAAAGCTCAGGTCAGCTCCAGTATTATCTTTGCCAGATTTTGATCAGTTATTTGAGTTAAAGTGTGACGCCAGTGGTGTGGGTATTGGTGCAATTCTGGTGCAAGCAGGGCGTCCAGTTGCATATTTCAGTGAAAAACTTAATGGCTCAAAACTGAAGTATAGCACTTATGATATagagttttatgcaattattcgtGCTATCACTCACTGGTCACATTATCTGAAgccaaaacagtttgttttattgTCTGACCACGAAGCACTAAAGTTCATTAATGGTCAACACAAGCTTAATGCCAGACATCCAAAATGGGTGGAATTTTTGCAATCTTATtcatttgtttcaaaacataaggCTGGAGTGGctaatgttgttgttgatgcaCTTTCCAAACGATATTCGTTCTTGTCCATTCTGGAAGCAAGAgatcttggattttctttcattaatgAGTT GGGTTCTATCCATGATCTATTGATAAGAGAAGCACATGGAGGAGGTTTAGCTGGTCATTTTGGCATTAACAAAACTGGAGAGATCCTCACTGAACATTTCTACTGGCCACGTTTACTGAAGAATGTTCTGAATATTATCAGTCGCTGTCCAACTTGTCACCAGGCGAAGGCAACTTTTCACAAAGGATTGTATACTCCGCTTCTAGTTCCAAGTCAGCCATGGGAAGATCTTAGTATGGATTTCATCGTTGCACTGCCCAGAACCCAAAGGGGAAAAGATTCTataatggtggttgttgatCGATTTTCGAAAATGGTCCATTTTGTTCCTTGCAATACTACAAATGATGCTTCAGCAGTGGCAAACTTTTTTATCAAAGAAATTGTTCGTTTACATGGGATTCCAAAAACAATTGTTTCAGATAGAGATGTCAAGTTTTTGAGTTATTTCTGGAAGACACTATGGAGACTGATGGGTACCAGATTGATGTTTAGTACGTCTCATCATCCTCAGActgatggacaaactgaagttACTAACAAAACCATTGGTATGCTGTTGAGAACATTGGTGaagaaaactttaaaagattGGGATCTGAAACTAGCTCATGCAGAATTTGCTTTCAACAGAGCTCCTAATTATTATACCAAGAAATCACCATTCGAATTTGTTATGGAGTCAATCCTTTAA